The following proteins are co-located in the Deltaproteobacteria bacterium HGW-Deltaproteobacteria-2 genome:
- a CDS encoding F0F1 ATP synthase subunit beta, whose product MNVESEQINQGKVLSVRSSVVDVHFPTAPAIRNVLKAGDNEQVIIEVFTQLDNNTVRGVALTPTQGLARGSKVIDTGKPFEVPVGKELLGRVFNVFGQTIDKKGKVEAGEIRSIHREPIPLRDQSTVSEIFETGIKAIDVLAPLERGGKAGLFGGAGVGKTVLITEMIHNTVSAHEGMSIFCGIGERCREGEELYREMEESGVLGNTVMVFGQMNEPPGARFRVGHSALTMAEYFRDDAKQDVLLMIDNIFRFIQAGMEVSGLLGQLPSRLGYQPTLATELAELEERICNTKTGAITSIQAVYVPADDFTDPSAVHTFGHLSATIALSRKRASEGLYPAIDLLQSGSKMLMPNIAGERHYKIAQEIRKTLAIYEDLKDIIAMLGISELSREDQRTVFRARRLERFFTQPFFVTEQFTGTAGKMVTREETLIGCERILNDEFAEYPERALYMIGSIDEAKISHDA is encoded by the coding sequence ATTAACGTGGAAAGCGAGCAAATCAATCAGGGAAAGGTTTTATCCGTCCGCAGCAGCGTTGTTGATGTCCACTTTCCGACGGCGCCTGCGATCCGCAATGTTCTCAAGGCCGGCGATAACGAACAGGTAATCATCGAAGTTTTTACCCAACTCGACAACAATACTGTTCGGGGTGTCGCCCTGACGCCCACCCAGGGTCTCGCCAGAGGTTCTAAGGTAATTGACACAGGCAAACCATTTGAGGTTCCTGTGGGCAAAGAGCTTCTGGGAAGGGTTTTCAATGTTTTCGGTCAAACAATTGATAAGAAAGGTAAGGTTGAAGCTGGAGAAATACGCTCCATTCATCGTGAGCCGATTCCTCTACGTGATCAATCCACCGTGTCTGAAATTTTTGAAACGGGCATCAAGGCTATTGACGTTCTGGCTCCGTTGGAGAGAGGAGGCAAAGCGGGCCTCTTCGGTGGAGCGGGCGTTGGCAAGACAGTTTTGATTACGGAAATGATTCACAACACAGTTAGCGCGCATGAAGGCATGAGCATCTTCTGCGGTATCGGCGAGCGCTGCCGCGAAGGTGAGGAACTTTACCGTGAAATGGAAGAAAGCGGAGTTTTGGGCAATACCGTGATGGTTTTCGGTCAGATGAACGAGCCGCCGGGTGCGCGTTTTCGCGTCGGCCACTCGGCACTAACGATGGCGGAATATTTCCGCGATGACGCCAAACAGGATGTGCTCCTTATGATTGACAACATTTTCCGTTTTATTCAAGCGGGCATGGAAGTTTCCGGTCTTCTGGGACAACTGCCATCACGTCTTGGTTATCAGCCGACACTGGCCACGGAACTGGCCGAGCTTGAAGAACGTATATGTAATACCAAGACCGGCGCTATTACCTCCATTCAAGCTGTCTATGTTCCCGCGGACGATTTTACCGATCCTTCCGCCGTGCATACGTTTGGACATCTTTCCGCGACCATCGCGTTGTCTAGAAAGCGGGCCAGCGAAGGTTTGTATCCGGCGATTGACCTCCTTCAGTCCGGCTCCAAAATGCTGATGCCGAACATTGCCGGCGAACGTCATTACAAAATCGCGCAGGAAATTCGCAAGACGCTCGCGATTTATGAAGATCTCAAGGATATTATTGCCATGCTCGGTATTTCCGAGCTCTCCCGCGAGGACCAGCGTACAGTATTCCGTGCCCGCCGACTGGAGAGATTTTTTACTCAGCCTTTCTTTGTGACGGAGCAGTTTACAGGAACGGCGGGTAAGATGGTCACGCGTGAAGAAACGTTAATCGGTTGCGAGCGGATACTCAACGATGAGTTTGCCGAGTATCCGGAACGCGCTCTTTATATGATCGGTTCAATTGATGAGGCGAAGATTTCCCATGATGCTTAA
- the yedF gene encoding sulfurtransferase-like selenium metabolism protein YedF, whose product MADTIKSGPFVIVVNEDKMGRGNAELGAVLIKAFMHTLAGQTQKPDVMIFYNTGVKLTVQGSEVLEDLKQLEGEGVQLLVCGTCLNYFEVKDKLAAGVVSNMYDIVETMSSAGRLLVP is encoded by the coding sequence ATGGCAGATACAATTAAGTCCGGTCCTTTTGTTATCGTTGTGAATGAAGATAAAATGGGACGGGGAAATGCTGAACTGGGCGCCGTTTTAATAAAAGCCTTTATGCATACACTCGCTGGACAGACTCAAAAACCGGACGTGATGATTTTCTATAATACCGGTGTCAAGTTGACAGTGCAGGGTTCCGAAGTTCTGGAGGATTTAAAACAACTGGAGGGTGAAGGCGTTCAGCTTCTTGTTTGCGGCACCTGCCTCAATTATTTCGAGGTCAAGGATAAGCTGGCCGCCGGTGTTGTCTCCAATATGTACGACATCGTAGAAACCATGAGCAGTGCAGGACGGTTACTTGTACCATGA
- a CDS encoding cysteine desulfurase, translating to MIYFDNAATSWPKPPEVNAAMQKYMRKTGANPGRSGHRLSIEAARIIYDAREKLALLFNVFDPLRIVLTKNATEALNIAISGFLKPGDHVITSSMEHNSMMRPLRAMERKDVSLTVVPCDNSGMIDPAQISAAIKKNTNAIFITHASNVTGAIMPVFDIGRIAREHGLVFCVDAAQTAGSCPIDVEEMNIDLLAFTGHKSLFGPSGTGGLFMREGLEKRIEPICIGGTGSRSEVEEQPDFMPDRYEAGTPNTVGIAGLHAGVDFVLTEGVDQIQSKESSLVKTFIEGISDLPGIIIYVPGVTEQRIPVVSFNIAGIDPAGIALELDERYKIMSRSGLHCAPSAHKSIGTYPMGTVRFSFSYFNTQEQVAKAVEAIKKISKRRK from the coding sequence ATAATTTATTTTGACAATGCCGCCACGTCCTGGCCTAAGCCGCCGGAAGTCAATGCGGCCATGCAAAAATACATGCGGAAAACCGGCGCCAATCCCGGCCGTTCCGGGCATCGTTTATCTATTGAAGCGGCTCGGATAATTTATGATGCCCGTGAAAAACTGGCGCTGTTGTTCAACGTTTTCGATCCTCTCCGGATAGTTCTAACCAAAAACGCGACCGAGGCGCTGAATATTGCGATATCGGGTTTTCTAAAACCGGGTGATCATGTCATCACGTCGAGTATGGAACACAATTCCATGATGCGACCGCTCAGAGCAATGGAGCGCAAAGATGTCAGCTTGACTGTTGTTCCCTGCGATAATTCAGGGATGATTGATCCGGCACAAATTTCCGCTGCAATCAAAAAGAATACCAACGCGATATTTATAACGCACGCCTCTAATGTTACCGGCGCTATCATGCCTGTTTTCGATATAGGCCGTATCGCGCGAGAACACGGTCTGGTTTTTTGTGTTGATGCCGCCCAGACGGCGGGCAGTTGTCCCATTGATGTAGAAGAAATGAATATTGACCTGTTGGCTTTTACCGGTCACAAATCTTTATTTGGACCTTCAGGTACCGGCGGGCTCTTCATGCGCGAAGGTCTGGAAAAAAGAATTGAGCCGATTTGTATCGGCGGGACAGGAAGCCGCTCGGAAGTTGAAGAGCAGCCTGACTTTATGCCTGACCGATATGAAGCAGGTACGCCCAACACGGTCGGCATCGCCGGATTGCATGCGGGTGTTGATTTTGTTTTGACCGAGGGTGTTGATCAAATTCAAAGCAAAGAATCAAGTCTGGTCAAAACGTTTATTGAAGGCATCAGCGATTTGCCCGGAATTATTATTTACGTACCGGGTGTTACTGAGCAGCGCATACCGGTTGTTTCGTTCAACATTGCCGGCATTGATCCGGCCGGAATTGCTTTGGAACTGGATGAGCGCTATAAAATCATGTCACGTTCCGGTTTGCATTGCGCGCCGTCCGCGCATAAATCTATCGGCACTTATCCGATGGGTACGGTGCGCTTCAGCTTCAGCTATTTCAACACTCAGGAGCAAGTGGCCAAAGCAGTGGAAGCAATAAAAAAAATAAGTAAGAGGAGAAAGTAA